From a single Halarcobacter mediterraneus genomic region:
- a CDS encoding DUF4885 family protein, producing the protein MNEVNKTFENPERHIHVKYYNKNSPYYIEDMTKAERDIASHQEYSYLRNNKLSSYNSNDAVLRDRAPVFFDVEIAERKAYNREKVNEQFKQLLQLRGIEIEKDEKLTFTIDPYRYKVTVNGTEDESLKKKIEEVLETAENSRELFYHIVSSLSADSSQYSTDKSMKQAVIRAVSDATGYYLNELNVVDGRFVTEKGEDVFEIFEKSIKEDSSIPEFSKGYIITGYKEDMDELAQRGIDNVGDLVLSIEYENGSFYDIAQSENFGTGKTDWIEQMQKAKIIEYEKNKRTEEQDTEIINSDKFTYKEVQNKLIKEILEITGYDLNNLERKDGRFLTGEKEDIFEIYKKELLVEHLIKELEESKIDYYGEMLKRFAKEDNFFIGKDEEKTISLEKDTWIDNKSASFLNNDIYG; encoded by the coding sequence ATGAATGAAGTAAATAAAACTTTTGAAAATCCAGAAAGACATATTCATGTTAAGTATTATAATAAAAACTCACCTTATTATATAGAAGATATGACAAAGGCTGAAAGAGATATTGCAAGCCATCAAGAGTACTCATACTTAAGAAATAATAAATTATCCTCTTATAATTCAAATGATGCAGTTCTTAGAGATAGAGCACCAGTTTTTTTTGATGTAGAGATAGCAGAGAGAAAAGCATATAATAGAGAGAAAGTAAATGAACAATTTAAACAATTATTACAGTTAAGAGGAATAGAGATAGAAAAAGATGAGAAGTTGACGTTTACAATAGATCCATATAGATATAAAGTAACAGTAAATGGAACAGAAGATGAAAGCTTAAAAAAGAAGATAGAGGAAGTATTAGAAACAGCAGAGAATTCAAGAGAACTGTTTTATCATATAGTTTCAAGTCTATCAGCTGATTCAAGTCAGTATAGTACAGATAAGAGTATGAAACAAGCCGTAATAAGAGCAGTAAGTGATGCAACAGGATATTATTTAAATGAATTAAATGTAGTAGATGGAAGATTTGTGACAGAAAAAGGAGAAGATGTTTTTGAGATATTTGAAAAGAGTATAAAAGAGGACTCAAGTATCCCAGAATTTTCAAAAGGATATATTATAACAGGGTATAAAGAAGATATGGATGAATTAGCACAAAGAGGTATTGATAATGTAGGAGATTTAGTGCTTTCAATTGAGTATGAAAATGGTTCTTTCTATGATATAGCCCAGAGTGAGAACTTTGGAACAGGAAAAACAGATTGGATAGAACAAATGCAAAAAGCAAAAATAATAGAATATGAAAAAAATAAAAGAACAGAAGAACAAGATACAGAAATAATAAATTCAGATAAATTTACATATAAAGAAGTACAAAATAAATTAATAAAAGAAATACTAGAAATAACAGGATATGATTTAAATAATTTAGAAAGAAAAGATGGGAGATTTTTAACAGGAGAAAAAGAAGATATCTTTGAAATATACAAAAAAGAATTACTTGTAGAACACTTGATAAAAGAGTTAGAAGAATCTAAAATAGATTATTATGGAGAGATGCTAAAAAGATTTGCAAAAGAAGATAATTTTTTTATAGGAAAAGATGAAGAGAAAACTATTTCTTTAGAAAAAGATACTTGGATTGACAATAAAAGTGCTTCTTTTTTAAATAATGATATTTATGGATAA